DNA from Halomonas sp. GFAJ-1:
CACACCACGCTCATCGCTGGAGCGCTGTTCCTGCTAGCTGAGCTGATCGGTCTACAGCGGGGCAAGGCGGGCACGCGCTTAGTACGTGCCCGCAAGCTTCATCAACCAGCCCTGCTTGGCGGTATGTTTTTGATAGGAGCCGTCGCCATGGCGGGCTTGCCCCCCTTAGCTGGGGCATTGGGCAAATTGCTCTTGATGCAGGCTGCGGATAGCGCACAGAGGCCATGGCTGTGGCCACTATTACTTTTGGCTGGTTTAGCGGCCATGATTGCCCTCTCTCGGGCTGGCTCGGTGTTTTTCTGGGCGAGCTACAAAGGTGCTCCCAGCGGGCCACGTATCACTCCCTTGCAGCTATCTGGCGTAACGTGGTTATTGATTAGCGCGCCGCTGTTAGTGTTACTGGCGGGGCCTGTAAGCGAATACACCCAAGCCACTGCTGAGCAACTTGCTTCGCCACAGCGGACTATTCAGACCATACTGCCCGAAGTAAATCCTTCAGATTTTGCTTTGCGCGATGAGGAGGAGCAGTAATGTTTGCCCGCTATTTTCCCGCACCTGCCCTGTCACTAATACTATTAATCACCTGGCTTCTAATGGTGAGAAGCTTGGCTTTCGGCCAACTGCTACTAGGGGTGCTGCTAGCAATTGGCATACCGCTGCTAACCCGCGCTTTTTGGCTGCCTTTCCCCCGGGTTAAACACCCTATAAAGCTCGTACGCTTTGTCTTACGGGTACTTGCCGATATCGTAGTCGCCAACTTGCACGTTAGCTTATTAATTTTGAGCCCTAAGCGGACACCGCACCCTGGCTTTATTGAGTACCCACTACAAGTACAGGATCGGCTAGCCATTACTCTCTTGGCCAATACCATCACCATGACGCCTGGCACTGTTTCCACCAATATTCGGCTAGATCATACGTCGCTGCTTATTCATGTATTGGATATGGAGGATGAGCAGGCTCTTATTCAAGACATTCATGAGCGTTACGAGCGTCCCATAAAGGAGATTTTCGAATGCTAGCCATCGCCCTTTGGATCAGTTTGACGCTAATAGTGTTAGCACTCGCAATGAATGTTTACCGCTTACTTATAGGCCCAGACATACCCGATCGATTGCTAGCGCTAGATACCATGTATGTCAACGCAATTGCGCTTATCGTAATTGCTGGGCTTTGGTTCAACACAAAAACGTACTTTGAAGCTGCCATGTTAATCGCCTTACTCGGCTTTATCAGCACCATGGCAATTTGTCGATACTTGCTACGCGGCGATATTATCGAGTAACGGAGGCTGACATGACATTTGCTATTATGATTGAGGCTTTGGTATCGCTTCTGCTTATTTGCGGCGGGATGTTTGCCTTTACTGGCTCGCTTGGCATGCTGCAGTTCAAAGACTTTTTCATGCGCTTACACGGACCCACCAAAGGCACTACGCTAGGCATCGGCTGTGTGCTGATTGCTTCAATGGTTTACTTTACAACCACCCAGCGTGAACCCCACATGCAAGAGCTATTAATTACCCTGTTTCTGTTTTTAACTGCCCCCGTGACAGGGCACATGCTGGCAAAAACAGGACTACACATGCATTTACGCTTTACCACCAGCACTCGTGGCTCACTGCCTGAACTGCTGGATGAAGATGTGGGGCAAAACCGAGTAGCAAAACCCGGCCGCCCCAAACGCCCTGGCAGTATCAAAAACCGCCGCCGCCAGCTGCTAAAAACCCGTGGCAGATAAGCGCATTACGCTATACAGGTAGATAATTAACACAGCCAACCCGATAGTTCATTATTCACGACGGCTAACAACGCATCGATATGATCATCCCGGTCATTTAAGCAAGGGATATAGCTGAAGGTTTCGCCCCCGGCTTCCATAAAGCTGTCGTGGATTTCCTCTTTAATCTCCTCAAGTGTTTCCACACAGTCCGATGAGAAGGCGGGTGACATAATCGCGATGTGCTTATGCCCCTGCTTAGCCAACGCCGCCACGTGATCAACGGTTTGTGGCCCTACCCATTTTTCGGGGCCAAACTGTGACTGAAAAGCGGTATCTACTTCTTCTTTGGTGAAGCCAAGCTTCTCACGCATTAGCCGCGTCGTTTTCTGGCACTGGCAGTGGTAGGGGTCACCTTCTAACAGGTAGCGCTCCGGCACCCCGTGGTAACTCGCCACCAGTTTCGTGGGGCGGCTTTCAAAACTGTCGTAAGCCTCTTGCACCGAGTTAGCTAACGCCTGAATGTACGCTGGGTGTTCAAAGTAGGCAGGTACGGTCCTAATATAAGGCTGCCATTTCATCTTCATCAGTGTACGAAACGCCTGGTCATTAGCGGTGGCCGTGGTGGGCGAACCATACTGGGGATAAAGCGGGAAAAAGACGATGCGCTCGCATCCCTTCTCCTTCATCCGGTTTAGCACACTTTCAGTGGAGGGATTACCGTAACGCATACAAAAATCAACCTCTACATTATCGCCGTAGAGGGCTTTGAGTCGCTCGGCCATCTTTTCCGTTTGCGCACGGGTAGTCGTTAGCAGAGGGCTTTCGTTTTTATCGGTATTCCAAATACTTTTGTACGCATGACCCGACGAAAAGGGACGTTTCGTCAAAATAATGAGCTGAAGCAGTGGCTGCCATTTCCAACCGGCATAATCCACCACCCGCTTGTCGGATAGGAACTCATTCAGGTAGCGACGCATTGACCAGTAGTCGGTAGCATCCGGCGTGCCAAGATTGGCCAGCACTACCCCTACCTTCGCACGGGGCACAGCCGGATGGTCACTTGGCGCGTGGGCCAAGCGGCCTGCTCCTGGCTGATCCTTCACAACGCTATCGGTCATACGTCTACTCCTAAAAGACTACTTTTAATGGCTAAAATAGTAACACTTTCCAGCAAAGTTACGGCATAAAGTTATACTATCAACATTATTTGTATAACTATAGGCAAATTCATGTCCAAGCCTTTACTGCTCGTACTCGGTGATCAGCTGTCCCTTTCACTCACAGCGATAAAAGATGCCCCCCCTAATGCGGTGGTAGCCATGTGCGAAGTCGCGGATGAAGCTCGCTATGTCCCCCATCATATACATAAAATCGGCCTCTTTATGGCCGCCATGCGACACTTTGCCCAAACCCTGAGAGATAAAGGCTTCCAGGTTCACTACAGCCGAATTGACGATGCAGACAACACTCAGTCACTTCTTAATGAAGCCGAACGGATTGCCAAA
Protein-coding regions in this window:
- a CDS encoding Na+/H+ antiporter subunit E, encoding MFARYFPAPALSLILLITWLLMVRSLAFGQLLLGVLLAIGIPLLTRAFWLPFPRVKHPIKLVRFVLRVLADIVVANLHVSLLILSPKRTPHPGFIEYPLQVQDRLAITLLANTITMTPGTVSTNIRLDHTSLLIHVLDMEDEQALIQDIHERYERPIKEIFEC
- a CDS encoding K+/H+ antiporter subunit F, with translation MLAIALWISLTLIVLALAMNVYRLLIGPDIPDRLLALDTMYVNAIALIVIAGLWFNTKTYFEAAMLIALLGFISTMAICRYLLRGDIIE
- a CDS encoding Na+/H+ antiporter subunit G, which produces MTFAIMIEALVSLLLICGGMFAFTGSLGMLQFKDFFMRLHGPTKGTTLGIGCVLIASMVYFTTTQREPHMQELLITLFLFLTAPVTGHMLAKTGLHMHLRFTTSTRGSLPELLDEDVGQNRVAKPGRPKRPGSIKNRRRQLLKTRGR
- a CDS encoding ferrochelatase, with product MTDSVVKDQPGAGRLAHAPSDHPAVPRAKVGVVLANLGTPDATDYWSMRRYLNEFLSDKRVVDYAGWKWQPLLQLIILTKRPFSSGHAYKSIWNTDKNESPLLTTTRAQTEKMAERLKALYGDNVEVDFCMRYGNPSTESVLNRMKEKGCERIVFFPLYPQYGSPTTATANDQAFRTLMKMKWQPYIRTVPAYFEHPAYIQALANSVQEAYDSFESRPTKLVASYHGVPERYLLEGDPYHCQCQKTTRLMREKLGFTKEEVDTAFQSQFGPEKWVGPQTVDHVAALAKQGHKHIAIMSPAFSSDCVETLEEIKEEIHDSFMEAGGETFSYIPCLNDRDDHIDALLAVVNNELSGWLC